A stretch of Nonomuraea africana DNA encodes these proteins:
- a CDS encoding FAD-dependent oxidoreductase: MRIIVVGNGMAGARLVSEVRARDKESKVTVFGAETWQPYNRVLLSNVLAGSSGPDQVRLLDPAWYGEHGVEAVLGTPVVQIDRETRTVIAEDGRRVPYDVLVLATGSRAIVPPIPGVERAIPFRTLDDCQAILAASRTSSKAVVIGGGLLGIEAARGLAGRGLPVTLLHLAGHLMERQLDAEAGLVLGETLAGLGVEIRTGVSAAEVLPEGVRLADGTLVEADLVVLACGVRPETELAAQAGLEVRRGVVVDDELRTDDPAIFAIGECAEHDGVVYGLVAPAWEQAAVVADVITGAAKDARYRGSRLVTRLKAKSVELAAMGETHLTEEHAEVVRFSHRARGTYRKLVIREGRLVGAILLGESAAVGTLTQLFDRGGPLPGDREGLLFPGVSGAAVADSPVRMPDSAKVCQCNNVTKGQIRACWESGARDVTAVAAATRATTGCGTCRDAVEGIVGWLCEQEGVSA; encoded by the coding sequence ATGAGAATCATCGTCGTCGGCAACGGCATGGCGGGGGCGCGCCTGGTCAGCGAGGTGCGCGCCCGTGACAAGGAGAGCAAGGTCACCGTGTTCGGCGCGGAGACCTGGCAGCCTTACAACAGGGTGCTGCTGTCGAACGTCCTGGCCGGGAGCTCGGGGCCCGACCAGGTGCGCCTGCTGGATCCCGCATGGTACGGCGAGCACGGCGTCGAGGCGGTCCTCGGCACCCCCGTCGTGCAGATCGACAGGGAGACCCGGACGGTGATCGCCGAGGACGGGCGGCGGGTGCCGTACGACGTGCTGGTGCTGGCCACGGGCAGCCGCGCGATCGTCCCGCCGATCCCCGGCGTCGAGCGGGCGATCCCGTTCCGCACGCTCGACGACTGCCAGGCGATCCTCGCCGCCAGCCGTACGAGCTCGAAGGCGGTCGTGATCGGCGGCGGGCTGCTCGGCATCGAGGCGGCGCGCGGCCTGGCGGGCCGCGGCCTGCCGGTCACGCTGCTGCACCTGGCCGGCCACCTCATGGAGCGCCAGCTCGACGCCGAGGCGGGGCTGGTGCTCGGCGAGACCCTCGCGGGTCTCGGCGTCGAGATCCGCACCGGTGTGAGCGCGGCCGAGGTGCTGCCCGAGGGCGTACGGCTGGCCGACGGCACGCTCGTCGAAGCCGACCTGGTGGTGCTGGCCTGCGGCGTCAGGCCGGAGACGGAGCTGGCCGCGCAGGCGGGCCTGGAGGTGCGCCGCGGCGTCGTCGTGGACGACGAGCTGCGCACCGACGATCCGGCGATCTTCGCGATCGGCGAGTGCGCCGAGCACGACGGCGTCGTCTACGGGCTGGTCGCGCCCGCGTGGGAGCAGGCCGCCGTGGTCGCCGACGTGATCACCGGCGCCGCCAAGGACGCCCGCTACCGGGGCTCGCGCCTGGTCACCAGGCTCAAGGCCAAGAGCGTGGAGCTGGCCGCGATGGGAGAGACGCATCTGACCGAGGAGCACGCCGAGGTGGTGCGCTTCAGCCATAGGGCGCGGGGCACCTACCGCAAGCTCGTCATCCGCGAGGGCCGCCTGGTGGGCGCGATCCTGCTGGGCGAGAGCGCCGCGGTGGGCACGCTCACGCAGCTCTTCGACAGGGGCGGGCCGCTGCCGGGCGACCGGGAGGGACTGCTCTTCCCCGGCGTGTCGGGCGCGGCGGTGGCCGACAGCCCGGTCAGGATGCCGGACTCGGCCAAGGTCTGCCAGTGCAACAACGTGACGAAGGGCCAGATCAGGGCGTGCTGGGAGTCCGGCGCGCGTGACGTGACCGCGGTGGCCGCCGCGACCAGGGCCACGACCGGCTGCGGCACCTGCCGCGACGCCGTCGAGGGCATCGTCGGCTGGCTGTGCGAGCAAGAGGGGGTTTCCGCGTGA
- a CDS encoding molybdopterin oxidoreductase family protein: MALTVGERVTVEATDALCQKGWTAAELLSSPDRLTTPLLHGRPATWEQALDHVASRLREVRTEHGPDGVAVFGGGGLTNEKAYQLGKFARVALGTSQIDYNGRFCMSSAAAASIRAFGADRGMPFPLTDLAEADVVLLAGGNVAETMPPIVRHLTRPALIVVDPRRTATAKLAALHLQPTPGTDLALALGLLHVAIAEEALDGEYIARRTTGFEAVRISVSEWWPERVERVTGVPVAAIRQAVQMLKNADKAVVLTGRGAEQHAKGTDTVTAFINLALALGLPGTPGSGYGCVTGQGNGQGGREHGQKADQLPGYRKIDDPAARAHVAAVWGVEPETLPGPGRSAYELLDALGTGEGPKALLVYGSNPVVSAPRSAHVTERLKSLDLLVVVDFVLSETARLADVVLPSTQWAEENGTMTNLEGRVQLRRKAVEPPEGVRSDLWIIQQLALRMGHTWPAEPREVFDELRRASQGGTADYSGITYERDGLFWPCPEPEHPGTPRMFLDRFHTPDGLARFVPVQHRAAAEEADADFPVYLTTGRVLAHYQSGAQTRRIAPLVEASPEPFVELHPDLAEHLSIGAGDLVRVSSRRGATEGVARISDAIRADTVFMPFHWEGANRLTNPALDPTSRMPEFKVCAVRLEKVARERTRRSERSGRARNELGRVANEER; this comes from the coding sequence ATGGCGCTGACCGTGGGGGAGCGGGTCACCGTCGAGGCCACCGACGCCCTGTGCCAGAAGGGCTGGACCGCGGCCGAGCTGCTGTCCAGCCCCGACCGGCTGACCACGCCGCTGCTGCACGGCCGCCCGGCCACCTGGGAACAGGCACTCGACCACGTGGCCTCCCGCCTGCGCGAGGTGCGCACCGAACACGGCCCCGACGGTGTGGCCGTGTTCGGCGGCGGAGGGCTCACCAACGAGAAGGCCTACCAGCTGGGCAAGTTCGCCCGCGTGGCGCTCGGCACCAGCCAGATCGACTACAACGGCCGCTTCTGCATGTCGTCGGCGGCGGCCGCGTCGATCAGGGCGTTCGGCGCCGACAGGGGGATGCCCTTCCCGCTGACCGACCTGGCCGAGGCCGACGTGGTGCTGCTGGCGGGCGGGAACGTGGCCGAGACCATGCCGCCGATCGTCAGGCACCTCACGCGGCCCGCGCTGATCGTCGTCGACCCGAGGCGTACCGCGACCGCCAAGCTGGCCGCGCTGCACCTGCAGCCCACGCCGGGCACCGACCTGGCTCTCGCGCTCGGCCTGTTGCACGTGGCGATCGCCGAGGAGGCGCTCGACGGCGAATACATCGCCCGCCGCACGACCGGTTTTGAAGCGGTTCGAATTTCGGTGTCGGAATGGTGGCCCGAGCGGGTCGAACGGGTCACGGGTGTTCCCGTAGCAGCTATCCGCCAAGCCGTACAAATGCTGAAAAATGCGGATAAAGCGGTGGTGTTAACGGGAAGGGGAGCCGAGCAACACGCCAAAGGCACCGACACCGTCACCGCGTTCATCAACCTCGCGCTCGCGCTCGGCCTGCCCGGCACGCCGGGCTCCGGCTACGGGTGCGTGACGGGCCAGGGCAACGGGCAGGGCGGCAGGGAGCACGGTCAGAAGGCCGACCAGCTGCCCGGCTACCGCAAGATCGACGACCCGGCCGCCCGCGCGCACGTCGCCGCCGTGTGGGGCGTCGAGCCCGAGACGCTGCCCGGCCCCGGCCGGTCGGCCTACGAGCTGCTCGACGCGCTCGGCACCGGGGAGGGCCCGAAGGCGCTGCTGGTGTACGGCTCGAACCCGGTGGTCTCCGCGCCCAGGTCGGCGCATGTCACCGAGCGGCTGAAGAGCCTCGACCTGCTGGTCGTCGTCGACTTCGTGCTGAGCGAGACCGCGCGCCTGGCCGACGTGGTGCTGCCCAGCACGCAGTGGGCCGAGGAGAACGGCACCATGACCAACCTGGAGGGCCGGGTCCAGCTGCGCAGGAAGGCCGTCGAGCCGCCTGAGGGGGTGCGCTCCGACCTCTGGATCATCCAGCAGCTCGCGCTGCGGATGGGCCACACCTGGCCCGCCGAGCCACGCGAGGTCTTCGACGAGCTGCGCCGCGCCTCACAGGGCGGCACGGCCGACTACTCGGGCATCACCTACGAGCGCGACGGCCTGTTCTGGCCCTGCCCCGAGCCCGAGCACCCCGGCACGCCGCGGATGTTCCTCGACCGCTTCCACACTCCCGACGGCCTGGCCAGGTTCGTCCCCGTCCAGCATCGGGCCGCGGCGGAGGAGGCCGACGCCGACTTCCCCGTCTACCTCACGACGGGCCGGGTCCTCGCCCACTACCAGTCGGGCGCGCAGACCCGCAGGATCGCCCCGCTCGTCGAGGCCTCGCCCGAGCCGTTCGTCGAGCTCCACCCCGACCTCGCCGAGCACCTGAGCATCGGCGCCGGCGACCTCGTGCGCGTCAGCAGCCGCAGGGGCGCCACCGAGGGCGTGGCCAGGATCAGCGACGCGATCAGGGCCGACACCGTGTTCATGCCCTTCCACTGGGAGGGCGCCAACCGCCTCACCAACCCCGCGCTCGACCCGACCTCACGGATGCCGGAGTTCAAGGTGTGCGCGGTCAGACTGGAGAAGGTCGCACGGGAGCGAACCCGACGCAGTGAGCGGAGTGGACGGGCGAGGAACGAGCTCGGCCGCGTAGCGAATGAGGAGCGGTGA
- a CDS encoding MFS transporter produces the protein MARWIADWHPDDPAFWERDGKRVARRNLVFSILAEHLGFTVWTLWSIVAAKMGSYDFTTDQLFWLVALPNLIGSALRIPYTFGPARFGGRTFTVASALLLLIPAILLGVAVSDPGTPYWLFLVIAATAGFGGGNFASSMANITYFYPQHKQGSALGLNAAGGNIGVSSVQLVMPLVIGAFGLAAAGWFWVPFVVVAAACAWFFMDNLASAKASPREQWAVAGKAQTWVMSFLYIGTFGSFIGYSTAFPLLSKSLFPDSSWAAVAFVGPLLGSLIRPVGGWLSDRLGGAPVTLWNFAAMGAGVVLVWLASASGSFWLFFLAFQTLFVTAGIGNGSTYRMIPAIFQAKAAEEFGTSEQALLYGKRQASAAIGIISAIGAFGGFLINRGFGMSFAGTGSPAAAFVAFGLFYVACFALTWWCYTRTVGVARVPSLAHARV, from the coding sequence ATGGCGCGCTGGATCGCCGACTGGCACCCTGACGACCCCGCATTCTGGGAGCGGGACGGCAAGCGGGTGGCCAGGCGCAACCTGGTCTTCTCCATCCTCGCCGAGCACCTCGGCTTCACCGTCTGGACGTTGTGGAGCATCGTCGCGGCCAAGATGGGCAGCTACGACTTCACCACCGACCAGCTGTTCTGGCTGGTCGCGCTGCCCAACCTGATCGGCTCCGCGCTCCGGATCCCCTACACCTTCGGCCCGGCCCGGTTCGGCGGGCGCACCTTCACCGTGGCCAGCGCGCTGCTGCTGCTCATCCCGGCGATCCTGCTCGGCGTCGCGGTCAGCGATCCCGGCACGCCGTACTGGCTGTTCCTGGTGATCGCGGCGACGGCCGGGTTCGGCGGCGGCAACTTCGCCTCCAGCATGGCGAACATCACCTACTTCTACCCCCAGCACAAGCAGGGCTCCGCGCTCGGGCTGAACGCGGCGGGCGGCAACATCGGCGTCAGCTCGGTGCAGCTGGTCATGCCACTGGTGATCGGCGCGTTCGGGCTCGCGGCGGCGGGGTGGTTCTGGGTGCCGTTCGTCGTGGTCGCCGCCGCCTGCGCCTGGTTCTTCATGGACAACCTGGCCAGCGCCAAGGCCAGCCCCCGCGAGCAGTGGGCGGTGGCGGGCAAGGCGCAGACCTGGGTGATGTCCTTCCTCTACATCGGCACGTTCGGCTCGTTCATCGGCTACTCCACCGCCTTCCCCCTGCTGTCGAAGAGCCTGTTCCCCGACTCGTCGTGGGCGGCGGTCGCCTTCGTCGGGCCGCTGCTCGGCTCGCTGATCAGGCCGGTCGGCGGCTGGCTGTCCGACCGGCTCGGCGGCGCGCCCGTCACGCTCTGGAACTTCGCCGCGATGGGCGCGGGCGTCGTCCTGGTCTGGCTGGCCAGCGCCTCGGGCAGCTTCTGGCTGTTCTTCCTCGCCTTCCAGACGCTGTTCGTCACCGCGGGCATCGGCAACGGCTCCACCTACCGCATGATCCCCGCCATCTTCCAGGCCAAGGCCGCCGAGGAGTTCGGCACCAGCGAACAGGCCCTGCTGTACGGCAAGCGCCAGGCCTCCGCGGCGATCGGCATCATCTCGGCCATCGGCGCGTTCGGCGGCTTCCTCATCAACCGCGGCTTCGGCATGTCCTTCGCGGGGACCGGCAGCCCGGCCGCCGCCTTCGTCGCCTTCGGCCTCTTCTACGTCGCCTGCTTCGCCCTCACCTGGTGGTGCTACACGCGCACGGTCGGCGTCGCCAGGGTCCCCAGCCTGGCCCACGCCCGCGTCTGA
- a CDS encoding peptide deformylase: MAVQRIRAFDDPVLRAVAQPVTGFDKELRSLVKALTLTMRQGTGRAGLAAPQIGVQARVVVFDYDGKAGHLVNPRLELSERTVVADEACLSAPGLWWPLERSFGVTARGRDMYGKPVTVRAIGTLARVLQHEADHLDGVLFVDRLADDERARFMELAR; encoded by the coding sequence GTGGCCGTGCAGCGCATCCGCGCTTTCGACGATCCCGTGCTGCGCGCCGTCGCGCAGCCGGTGACCGGGTTCGACAAGGAGCTTCGGAGCCTGGTCAAGGCGCTGACGCTCACGATGCGCCAGGGCACGGGCCGGGCGGGCCTTGCCGCGCCTCAGATCGGGGTGCAGGCCAGGGTGGTCGTCTTCGACTACGACGGCAAGGCGGGGCACCTGGTCAACCCGCGTCTTGAGCTGTCGGAGCGGACGGTCGTGGCTGACGAGGCGTGCCTGTCCGCGCCCGGCCTCTGGTGGCCGTTGGAGCGTTCCTTCGGTGTCACGGCGCGCGGGCGCGACATGTACGGCAAGCCGGTGACGGTGCGGGCCATCGGGACGCTGGCCAGGGTGCTCCAGCACGAGGCGGACCACCTGGACGGCGTGCTGTTCGTCGACCGGCTGGCCGACGACGAGCGCGCCCGCTTCATGGAACTGGCCCGCTGA
- a CDS encoding ABC-F family ATP-binding cassette domain-containing protein: protein MITFRDVDVRVGARLLLSGITAHIAPGDRIGLVGRNGAGKTTLMRILAGQGRPAAGAVVRTGPASYLPQDPSAADPSLTVIDRILSARGMDEAVRALRAAELALAAIPADDLTAHDLTAHDLSAGEVASGKPALGGSSWGGPSSGVLGPGGSGGPGSGGSGSGRSSAGVGTAGERAMARYVRAEAEFQARGGYAAEAAAARVAAGLGLPDRVLSQPLGTLSGGQRRRVELARVLFAERGTLLLDEPTNHLDGDSIAWLRTFLASYQGGLVVISHDTELLADVVNRVWRLDADLAALEVHNTGWETYLADSRAAERRTARQRAAAERKAAALHAQADRMRSNVATAVRARDMARRADRMLAGVAPARRTEKVARIRLPEPAPSGRIPLGAVGLTKSYGSLEVLTGVDLAVDRGSRLVVLGLNGAGKTTLLKILAGRLAPDSGRVVPGHGLRLGYFGQEHDTLDPARTVRQNLAQAAPGLSDGEARTILGSFLFGGDDVDKPAGVLSGGEKTRLALAGLVSSGANVLLLDEPTNNLDPASRAEVLAAVGAYKGAVVMVTHDEEAVEALRPERVLVLPDGVEDLWNASYADLISLA from the coding sequence ATGATTACCTTTCGTGACGTCGACGTGCGCGTCGGCGCGCGTCTCCTGCTGTCCGGCATCACCGCCCACATCGCCCCCGGCGACCGCATCGGCCTGGTCGGCCGCAACGGCGCGGGCAAGACCACGCTGATGCGGATCCTGGCCGGACAGGGCAGGCCCGCGGCGGGCGCCGTCGTCCGCACGGGGCCCGCCAGCTATCTCCCCCAGGACCCTTCTGCCGCCGATCCCTCGCTCACCGTCATCGACCGCATCCTGTCGGCCCGCGGCATGGACGAGGCCGTCCGCGCCCTGCGCGCCGCCGAACTCGCCCTCGCCGCCATCCCAGCCGACGACCTCACCGCGCACGACCTCACCGCGCACGACCTCTCCGCAGGCGAGGTCGCCTCGGGCAAGCCAGCCTTGGGAGGGTCTTCGTGGGGTGGGCCGTCGTCGGGCGTGCTTGGCCCAGGCGGGTCGGGCGGCCCCGGCTCGGGTGGGTCCGGCTCGGGCCGGTCTTCGGCGGGGGTGGGTACGGCGGGCGAGCGGGCCATGGCTCGTTACGTCAGGGCCGAGGCGGAGTTCCAGGCTCGGGGCGGATACGCCGCGGAGGCCGCGGCGGCCAGGGTCGCGGCGGGGCTGGGCCTGCCCGACCGGGTGCTGTCCCAGCCGCTCGGCACCCTGTCCGGCGGTCAGCGGCGCCGCGTCGAGCTGGCCAGGGTGCTGTTCGCCGAGCGCGGCACGCTCCTGCTGGACGAGCCGACCAACCACCTCGACGGCGACTCCATCGCGTGGCTGCGCACCTTCCTCGCCTCCTACCAGGGCGGTCTGGTGGTCATCAGCCACGACACCGAACTGCTGGCCGACGTGGTCAACAGGGTCTGGCGGCTGGACGCCGACCTGGCGGCGCTCGAGGTGCACAACACCGGCTGGGAGACCTACCTCGCCGACAGCCGGGCCGCCGAGCGGCGCACGGCCAGGCAGCGGGCCGCCGCCGAGCGCAAGGCCGCGGCCCTGCACGCCCAGGCCGACCGGATGCGGTCGAACGTGGCCACGGCCGTCCGGGCCCGCGACATGGCCCGGCGCGCCGACCGGATGCTGGCGGGGGTGGCGCCCGCCCGCCGTACCGAGAAGGTCGCCAGGATCCGGCTGCCCGAACCGGCTCCGAGCGGACGCATCCCGCTGGGCGCGGTCGGCCTCACCAAGTCATACGGGAGCCTGGAGGTCCTGACCGGCGTGGACCTGGCCGTCGACCGGGGCTCCAGGCTCGTCGTGCTGGGACTGAACGGCGCGGGCAAGACCACGCTGCTGAAGATCCTCGCCGGACGGCTCGCGCCCGACTCGGGCCGGGTCGTGCCCGGCCACGGCCTGCGGCTCGGCTACTTCGGCCAGGAGCACGACACGCTCGACCCCGCCCGCACGGTCAGGCAGAACCTCGCGCAGGCCGCGCCCGGGCTGAGCGACGGCGAGGCTCGCACCATCCTCGGCTCGTTCCTGTTCGGCGGCGACGACGTCGACAAGCCGGCGGGGGTGCTGTCGGGCGGCGAGAAGACGCGGCTGGCGCTGGCGGGGCTGGTCAGCTCGGGGGCGAACGTGCTCCTGCTCGACGAGCCGACCAACAACCTCGACCCGGCCTCCCGCGCCGAGGTGCTGGCGGCGGTGGGCGCGTACAAGGGGGCGGTGGTGATGGTCACCCACGACGAGGAGGCGGTCGAGGCGCTGCGCCCCGAGCGTGTGCTGGTGCTGCCCGACGGCGTCGAAGACCTCTGGAACGCCAGCTACGCGGACCTGATCAGTCTCGCCTGA
- a CDS encoding WhiB family transcriptional regulator — MFILDRSRRAACLDEDPEIFFPISLEGAGQAQVEHAKSICGGCSVRAACLDYALSTRQTDGVWGGTTPTERRTLLPLAS, encoded by the coding sequence ATGTTCATCCTCGACCGCTCGCGCCGGGCCGCCTGCCTGGACGAGGACCCTGAAATCTTCTTTCCCATCTCGCTCGAGGGCGCGGGACAGGCCCAGGTGGAACACGCGAAGTCCATCTGCGGCGGCTGCTCCGTCAGGGCGGCCTGCCTGGACTACGCGCTGTCCACCAGGCAGACGGACGGCGTGTGGGGCGGCACCACCCCCACCGAACGCCGCACCCTCCTGCCCTTGGCCTCCTGA
- a CDS encoding glycosyltransferase encodes MNILLWHVHGSWTTSFVQGRHTYLVPLTPDRGPDGRGRATSFEWPASVREVPFDRLRDEDVDVVVYQRPHEIDLAGSWLGRPVPGVYVEHNTPRGDPPATRHPLAGQSAIPLVHVTHFNALYWDNGSAPVRVIEHGVVDPGHLYTGELPRAGVVINEPVRRTRVAGTDLLPAFQVPIDLFGMNTDGLPYPGYDLPQAELHAALARRRAYLHPYRWTSLGLSLIEAMMLGLPVVALAATEAIEAVPADAGVLSTRLPVLVEALSAFVSDPSLAGQYGKAARQAALSRYGITRFLADWDSLLGESPGTPCAHNAH; translated from the coding sequence ATGAACATCCTGCTCTGGCACGTCCACGGCTCCTGGACCACCTCGTTCGTCCAGGGCCGCCACACCTACCTGGTGCCGCTCACCCCCGACCGCGGCCCCGACGGGCGCGGCAGGGCCACGAGCTTCGAGTGGCCCGCCTCCGTCCGGGAGGTGCCCTTCGACCGGCTGCGCGACGAGGACGTCGACGTGGTCGTCTACCAGCGGCCGCACGAGATCGACCTGGCCGGATCCTGGCTCGGCAGGCCGGTCCCCGGCGTCTACGTCGAGCACAACACGCCCAGGGGAGATCCGCCGGCCACCCGGCACCCGCTCGCGGGCCAGTCGGCGATCCCGCTCGTCCACGTCACCCACTTCAACGCCCTGTACTGGGACAACGGGTCGGCCCCCGTCCGCGTGATCGAGCACGGCGTCGTCGATCCCGGCCATCTCTACACCGGCGAGCTGCCGCGCGCGGGCGTGGTCATCAACGAGCCGGTCCGCAGGACGCGCGTGGCAGGCACCGACCTGCTGCCCGCCTTCCAGGTGCCGATCGACCTGTTCGGGATGAATACGGACGGCCTGCCGTACCCGGGTTACGACCTGCCCCAGGCCGAGCTGCACGCGGCACTGGCCCGGCGCCGCGCCTACCTGCACCCCTACCGCTGGACCTCGCTCGGCCTCTCCCTCATCGAGGCCATGATGCTCGGCCTGCCCGTCGTCGCGCTGGCCGCCACCGAGGCGATCGAGGCCGTCCCCGCCGACGCCGGCGTCCTGTCCACCAGGCTCCCGGTGCTGGTCGAGGCGCTGTCCGCGTTCGTCTCAGACCCCTCCCTCGCCGGTCAGTACGGCAAGGCGGCCCGCCAGGCGGCCCTCTCCAGGTACGGAATCACCAGATTTCTTGCCGACTGGGACAGTTTGCTGGGCGAATCTCCGGGTACCCCGTGTGCGCACAACGCCCACTGA
- a CDS encoding D-glycero-alpha-D-manno-heptose-1,7-bisphosphate 7-phosphatase, translating into MLSRRPTAAVLFDRDDTLIRDVPYNNDPKLVEPMPGALEALRTLRERRIPVAVVTNQSGVAEGLITPDELHQVNERVEELLGPFDAWAICVHGEDDGCVCRKPEPGLVLRAAGTLGVEPADCVVIGDIGRDMQAARAAGARAILVPTPRTLPSEIVAAPEVAHDLREAVEWVCG; encoded by the coding sequence ATGCTCTCTCGTCGACCGACCGCGGCGGTTCTCTTCGACCGCGACGACACGCTGATCAGAGACGTGCCGTACAACAACGACCCGAAGCTCGTGGAGCCCATGCCGGGTGCTCTGGAGGCGTTGCGGACGCTGCGTGAGCGCCGCATCCCGGTGGCCGTGGTGACCAACCAGTCGGGCGTGGCAGAGGGACTGATCACGCCCGACGAGCTCCACCAGGTCAACGAGCGGGTCGAGGAGCTGCTCGGCCCCTTCGACGCGTGGGCCATCTGCGTCCACGGCGAGGACGACGGATGCGTCTGCCGCAAACCGGAGCCGGGACTGGTGCTCCGCGCGGCCGGGACGCTCGGGGTCGAACCCGCCGACTGCGTGGTCATCGGCGACATCGGCAGGGACATGCAGGCCGCCAGGGCCGCGGGGGCCAGGGCCATCCTCGTGCCCACCCCGCGCACGCTGCCCAGCGAGATCGTGGCCGCCCCCGAGGTCGCCCATGACCTGCGCGAGGCGGTCGAGTGGGTGTGCGGATGA
- a CDS encoding carbamoyltransferase, giving the protein MRFLGINAVFHDPAAALVVDGEVVAAAEEERFSRRKHGKRPVPFSAWELPELAAAWCLAEAGLRPEDLDAVAYSYDPALVREEHAAPWEDLRTTYATRAPSFLATALPGLDPAQVRFVPHHVAHAASAGLAAPYDECAVLVCDGRGEAVSHLAGHYRDGELTTLAAQELPHSLGLMYEDVTEHLGFLRSSDEYKVMALASYGTPRHLDVLRELVTTTGDGGFRIEPIDWGGFAKRLDKGETWTADHADLAASVQARLEEVLLELAFWLHERTGARRMAMAGGVALNCVANTRLLSEGPFEDVWVQPAAGDSGTALGGALHLSQAHGEPVAPMRGADLGRAWSEGELAAWLDVARVPYSRPEDLAGEVARALNDDLIVAWFQGRSEYGPRALGHRSLLAHPGYARNTERLNDVKGREQFRPIAPMVLESRAAEIFGRGPVPSPYMLFVHDVRPEWRERIPAVVHVDGTARIQTVSPERHPLLAAALARFEELSGLPVVVNTSLNTAGRPMVDSPRDALECFGSSPVDVLVMGPFVVRRAAT; this is encoded by the coding sequence ATGAGATTTCTGGGGATAAACGCGGTGTTCCACGACCCCGCTGCGGCCCTTGTGGTCGATGGTGAGGTTGTCGCGGCCGCCGAAGAGGAGCGGTTCAGCCGCCGTAAGCACGGCAAGAGGCCGGTGCCGTTCTCCGCGTGGGAGCTGCCCGAGCTGGCCGCCGCCTGGTGCCTGGCCGAGGCGGGCCTGCGGCCCGAGGATCTGGACGCGGTCGCCTACTCGTACGACCCGGCGCTGGTGCGGGAGGAGCACGCGGCGCCGTGGGAGGACCTGCGCACCACCTACGCCACCAGAGCGCCCAGCTTCCTGGCCACCGCGCTGCCCGGGCTCGACCCGGCCCAGGTGCGCTTCGTGCCGCACCACGTGGCGCACGCGGCCTCGGCGGGGCTGGCCGCGCCGTACGACGAGTGCGCGGTCCTGGTGTGCGACGGCCGGGGGGAGGCCGTCTCGCACCTGGCGGGCCACTACCGCGACGGCGAGCTCACCACGCTGGCCGCGCAGGAGCTGCCGCACTCGCTCGGTCTCATGTACGAGGACGTGACCGAGCACCTGGGCTTCCTGCGGTCGAGCGACGAGTACAAGGTGATGGCGCTGGCCTCCTACGGCACGCCCCGCCACCTGGACGTGCTCAGGGAGCTGGTCACGACGACCGGCGACGGTGGGTTCAGGATCGAGCCGATCGACTGGGGCGGCTTCGCCAAGCGCCTGGACAAGGGCGAGACGTGGACGGCCGACCACGCCGATCTGGCCGCCAGCGTGCAGGCGCGCCTCGAGGAGGTGCTGCTGGAGCTGGCGTTCTGGCTGCACGAGCGGACCGGCGCGCGGCGCATGGCGATGGCGGGAGGTGTCGCGCTCAACTGCGTCGCCAACACGCGACTGCTGTCCGAGGGCCCCTTCGAGGACGTCTGGGTGCAGCCCGCGGCGGGCGACTCGGGCACCGCGCTGGGGGGCGCGCTGCACCTGTCGCAGGCCCACGGCGAGCCCGTGGCGCCCATGCGCGGCGCCGACCTGGGCAGGGCGTGGAGCGAGGGCGAGCTGGCCGCGTGGCTGGACGTGGCGCGCGTGCCGTATTCGCGGCCCGAGGATCTGGCCGGCGAGGTGGCGCGGGCGCTGAACGACGACCTGATCGTGGCCTGGTTCCAGGGCCGCAGCGAGTACGGCCCGCGCGCGCTGGGCCACCGCTCCCTGCTGGCGCACCCGGGTTACGCCCGCAACACCGAGCGCCTGAACGACGTCAAGGGGCGCGAGCAGTTCAGGCCGATCGCGCCGATGGTGCTCGAGTCGCGGGCGGCGGAGATCTTCGGCAGGGGGCCGGTGCCCTCGCCGTACATGCTGTTCGTCCACGACGTGCGGCCTGAGTGGCGCGAGCGCATCCCGGCGGTGGTGCACGTGGACGGGACGGCCAGGATCCAAACGGTCTCGCCGGAGCGGCACCCGCTGCTGGCCGCCGCGCTGGCCAGGTTCGAGGAGCTGTCGGGGCTGCCCGTGGTGGTGAACACCAGCCTGAACACGGCGGGCCGGCCGATGGTCGACTCGCCGCGCGACGCACTGGAGTGCTTCGGCTCCTCGCCGGTGGACGTGCTCGTGATGGGGCCGTTCGTGGTGAGGAGGGCGGCGACATGA